The Toxorhynchites rutilus septentrionalis strain SRP chromosome 3, ASM2978413v1, whole genome shotgun sequence genome includes a region encoding these proteins:
- the LOC129773390 gene encoding uncharacterized protein LOC129773390 encodes MATELKKLEKRERFLRDSLNNLEHLVQTYQEDRDIYMLEGWRERLEGIFSEFMDARLQLECSDEFQARLKESFDASALDQMQQVEGEIDPMCIEHVNQDSRAEFELIYLRIKGFITNKLRSHGTNPSPAVQSIPAHTSTARVKLPEIKLPLFDGSIKEWPSFRDTFLSLIDSNPMLSQVDKFSYLVASLCKDAKRVIDVIEITADNYSVAWDLLDRRYENKYLLVKSYVEALFAIDGMKRECAESLNRLIDDFERNLKMLQKAGENPENWSTMLVFMMSSRLDQTTLRLWETHRKSTNVPTYTELVEFLRSHGLVLQSLAGSRSRSQDFSRSSPSQRINYQAPKLTTNHSAIVPKSSCPFCKKPAHSPYQCEHFRKLTPIQRFDEAKSKKLCINCLGSSSHIANNCSGGTCRVCHQKHHTMLHRPSAPMNTNKSIQSEPSSSSSSSSAGSQHESSSVPNNQLQSVQSTQQGQPIANPKPTVTAPSTSHFSSPTNQICRLVPATVLLSTALVKVYDSTTNFVWARALLDSGSELNFVSERLVQTLQLKRTREFIPISGVGLSSTTSKYSTIIRVQSQRADFENNWKFHVLSKITMQLPNKLVDINDFTLPSDATLADPSFNKPGHIDLILGVQVFYELLRDGQIKIGADGPILQNTALGWVVSGKVKDEKQRTAVANVANVVLEASIENLLTRFWETESCHIKSTQSLEEKECEDHFAKTVKRDSSGRFVVALPKKDALVSQLGNSRDIADRRFCSLERRLNSNPQLKEAYSAFIHEYVNLGHMKLVDDDASTNSLVPTYYLPHHCVVRPDSITTKLRVVFDASCTTDSGISLNDALLVGPVIQDDLLSILLRFRIPQFAITADIEKMYRQILVQESDQPLQRIRWRDTPSEPIKSYQLTTVTYGTSAAPYLATKCLQKLSEDNTTTYPLASVAVGRDFYMDDLLTGADTVEEGRQLCRELLDLTNSAGFSLRKWTSNNPENLTDVPDQLKDERTLLKIDASTSPIKTLGLQWDIVADEFRFEAPTHSDQLPITKRIVYSDIARLFDPLGLVGPVVVQAKLLLQRLWYENYDWDIGLPEALQHQWMEFRESLQNLTNLSVPRWAKAISRPINLEIHGFCDASERAYGACIYVRAMSSDGEIKTNLLIAKSKIAPKGKNKKNGTVCLPRLELCATLLLSHLFEKVETSIKLQTKNFFWTDSEICLHWFASNPSRWKTFVANRCSEIQQITAGGIWSHVPGSENPADVISRGMTSAQLQQFSTWWNGPTWLSQTSRFWPSLGRQTEKKFGSDELEERTVVLTAHITPSNELFSKYSSFMKLVRVVAWLLRYCHNASSTKENKKRRIGCLSTTEINTATQVVVKLAQMERFANDIAELHRCKQVKSNSRLKALFPILVDGILRVGGRLRHAPVSYNQRHPIILPDKHPLTNLIMIHYHHKLLHAGPQLMIAVVRERFWPLRIRNIARRVVHSCVSCFRCKPKVLEQLMGELPQERVTPTFPFLRTGVDYCGPFYFRPAKRAAAVKCYVAVFVCLVTKALHLEFVTDLTSDAFIAALKRFVSRRGIPELIECDNGLNFQGAQRQLEELARLFRSQHHQKLVARHFEDDNITFKFIPPRSPNFGGLWEAAVKSLKKHLRCTLGNVILYHDEFVTLLTQIESCLNSRPLTQLSSDPNDLEVLTPGHFLVHRSLKAIPEPSMEGVSFNRLNRWQQTQEYVRKIWKQWQSEYLSGLQPRTRWTVERDNSKIGTMILLKEDNQPPLKWKVGRITEIFKGNDNHIRVVTVRTSQGEYRRSISKICVLPVQQSDHPDSTEAAGLQGGN; translated from the coding sequence ATGGCTACGGAGCTTAAGAAGCTGGAAAAACGTGAACGTTTTCTGCGAGACTCGCTAAATAATTTGGAACATCTAGTGCAAACTTATCAAGAAGATAGAGATATTTATATGCTTGAAGGTTGGAGAGAACGTTTAGAAggcattttttcagaatttatggATGCCAGATTGCAATTGGAATGCTCTGATGAGTTTCAAGCCAGGTTGAAAGAAAGTTTTGACGCTTCCGCTTTAGATCAAATGCAGCAAGTAGAAGGAGAAATTGATCCGATGTGCATTGAACATGTGAACCAGGATTCACGTGCAGAATTTGAGCTGATTTACTTGAGAATAAAGGGTTTTATCACTAACAAATTGCGATCGCATGGTACTAACCCCTCACCTGCAGTGCAATCGATTCCTGCTCATACTTCCACAGCTAGAGTAAAACTGCCTGAAATCAAATTGCCTCTATTCGACGGATCGATCAAGGAGTGGCCATCGTTTCGTGATACATTTCTGTCCCTGATCGACTCAAACCCCATGCTTAGTCAGGTAGATAAATTCTCCTATTTGGTAGCATCTCTTTGTAAAGATGCGAAGCGTGTGATTGATGTGATAGAGATAACAGCAGACAATTATTCGGTTGCATGGGATCTGCTCGATAGGCGATATGAGAATAAATACCTTCTCGTTAAGTCATACGTCGAAGCACTCTTTGCTATTGATGGTATGAAAAGGGAATGTGCGGAATCCCTTAATCGGTTAATCGACGATTTTGAGCGTAATTTGAAAATGCTGCAAAAGGCGGGGGAAAATCCTGAAAACTGGAGCACGATGCTAGTGTTCATGATGAGTTCGCGCCTCGATCAAACAACCTTGCGTCTTTGGGAGACCCACCGTAAATCGACAAATGTTCCAACCTACACTGAACTTGTTGAATTCCTTCGCTCACACGGACTCGTCTTGCAGTCTTTAGCTGGATCTAGATCCCGATCGCAAGATTTTTCTCGCTCCTCCCCTTCACAGCGTATAAACTACCAAGCACCGAAGCTAACCACAAATCATTCAGCCATTGTTCCTAAAAGTTCGTGTCCATTTTGTAAAAAACCTGCACATTCACCATATCAGTGTGAACACTTTCGAAAGCTAACTCCAATACAACGATTCGATGAAGCGAAATCTAAAAAGCTTTGCATAAATTGTCTTGGATCGTCGTCGCATATCGCTAATAATTGCTCCGGTGGAACATGTCGTGTATGCCACCAAAAACACCATACGATGCTGCATCGTCCGTCCGCCCCGATGAATACTAATAAATCCATCCAATCTGAACCATCGTCGTCGTCCTCGTCATCATCCGCGGGTTCGCAGCATGAGTCGTCATCTGTTCCGAATAACCAATTGCAAAGCGTACAATCTACCCAACAGGGTCAGCCGATTGCTAATCCAAAGCCAACGGTCACTGCCCCTTCGACTAGCCACTTTTCGTCGCCTACCAATCAAATATGTCGCTTAGTTCCTGCCACTGTTTTGCTTTCTACTGCACTTGTTAAAGTTTATGATTCAACAACAAATTTCGTTTGGGCTCGAGCGCTCTTGGATTCCGGTTCTGAGCTGAATTTTGTTTCGGAACGTCTGGTGCAAACGCTGCAACTAAAACGTACCAGAGAATTCATACCTATTAGCGGAGTAGGGCTGTCATCTACTACTTCAAAATACTCTACCATTATTCGCGTTCAATCCCAACGTGCTGATTTTGAGAACAACTGGAAATTTCACGTGCTGTCCAAGATTACAATGCAGTTGCCTAATAAACTAGTTGATATCAACGACTTTACATTGCCTTCCGATGCTACGTTAGCCGATCCTTCGTTCAACAAACCGGGACATATCGACCTAATACTTGGCGTGCAAGTTTTCTATGAGCTTTTGCGTGATGGTCAGATTAAAATCGGTGCCGATGGACCCATTTTGCAAAACACCGCTTTGGGATGGGTGGTATCAGGAAAAGTGAAGGATGAGAAACAACGAACTGCTGTCGCCAATGTAGCTAATGTAGTACTAGAAGCCTCAATCGAAAATCTACTTACGCGATTCTGGGAAACTGAGTCGTGTCATATCAAGAGCACTCAATCATTGGAAGAAAAGGAGTGTGAGGATCATTTCGCTAAAACGGTTAAACGGGACTCATCCGGTCGTTTCGTTGTCGCACTTCCCAAGAAAGATGCATTGGTTTCGCAGCTTGGGAATTCCAGAGATATTGCTGATCGTCGATTCTGCTCATTAGAACGTCGTTTAAATTCGAACCCTCAGCTGAAGGAAGCATATTCTGCTTTCATTCACGAGTACGTTAACCTGGGCCATATGAAACTGGTCGATGATGATGCGTCTACTAACTCGCTTGTTCCAACCTATTACCTTCCACATCATTGTGTTGTGAGGCCCGACAGTATCACCACCAAACTTCGTGTTGTCTTCGACGCATCATGCACCACGGATTCTGGAATATCCCTTAATGATGCGCTACTAGTGGGACCGGTTATTCAAGACGACCTTCTCTCAATCCTATTGAGATTTAGGATACCGCAATTTGCCATTACTGCCGACATCGAAAAGATGTACAGGCAAATATTAGTTCAAGAGTCTGATCAACCCCTACAAAGAATTAGATGGAGAGACACACCTTCGGAACCCATTAAAAGTTATCAGCTTACAACCGTAACATACGGCACATCTGCAGCTCCATATCTCGCAACAAAATGCCTCCAGAAGCTTTCCGAAGATAACACCACAACCTATCCTCTCGCATCGGTCGCCGTTGGTCGCGATTTTTATATGGACGACTTGCTTACAGGAGCCGATACTGTCGAAGAAGGACGACAACTCTGCAGGGAATTGCTCGATCTCACTAATTCTGCCGGGTTTTCGCTTCGCAAGTGGACATCAAACAATCCAGAAAATCTCACTGACGTACCGGATCAACTGAAGGATGAGCGCACTTTGTTGAAAATCGATGCTTCTACTTCTCCTATAAAAACCCTTGGTCTTCAGTGGGATATTGTCGCTGACGAGTTCAGATTCGAAGCTCCAACGCATAGTGATCAGCTACCAATTACAAAACGAATTGTCTATTCGGACATCGCACGCTTATTTGACCCACTTGGGCTAGTAGGTCCAGTGGTAGTGCAGGCCAAGTTGTTACTGCAAAGGTTGTGGTATGAGAATTATGACTGGGATATAGGGTTACCGGAAGCTCTGCAGCACCAATGGATGGAGTTTAGAGAGAGTCTTCAAAATTTGACCAACCTGTCTGTTCCTAGATGGGCGAAAGCTATATCCAGACCTATCAATCTAGAAATTCACGGTTTCTGTGATGCATCGGAGAGAGCGTACGGAGCATGCATTTACGTTCGCGCTATGTCATCTGATGGTGAAATAAAAACCAACCTTCTGATTGCGAAATCAAAGATCGCGCCAAAaggaaaaaacaagaaaaacggAACAGTCTGTCTCCCTCGACTAGAACTTTGTGCCACCTTGTTATTAAGCCATCTCTTCGAAAAGGTTGAAACAAGTATAAAACTtcaaaccaaaaattttttctGGACAGATTCAGAAATTTGTCTACACTGGTTCGCATCGAACCCATCTCGATGGAAAACGTTCGTTGCCAACAGATGTTCAGAAATCCAACAGATAACGGCAGGTGGAATTTGGTCTCATGTGCCTGGATCGGAAAACCCAGCAGATGTAATTTCTAGAGGGATGACCTCTGCTCAACTACAGCAGTTTTCCACGTGGTGGAATGGTCCCACCTGGCTTTCGCAAACGTCTCGGTTTTGGCCATCACTTGGACGTCAAACCGAGAAGAAATTCGGTTCCGACGAGttggaagaacgaactgttGTCCTTACTGCTCATATAACTCCCTCGAATGAGCTGTTCTCAAAATATTCGTCGTTTATGAAACTGGTACGTGTTGTTGCTTGGTTACTTCGATACTGCCACAATGCCAGCAGTactaaagaaaataaaaaacggAGAATTGGGTGCTTGTCAACTACGGAAATAAACACCGCGACTCAAGTAGTAGTGAAGCTAGCCCAAATGGAACGTTTCGCTAACGATATCGCAGAACTTCATCGGTGCAAACAAGTAAAATCCAATTCGCGCCTGAAAGCGTTATTCCCGATATTGGTAGATGGCATACTGCGCGTCGGTGGCCGGCTACGACATGCTCCAGTAAGCTACAATCAACGCCATCCGATTATTCTACCGGATAAACATCCGCTGACAAACCTAATTATGATTCATTATCATCACAAATTGCTGCATGCTGGTCCACAGCTAATGATTGCTGTGGTGCGAGAAAGGTTTTGGCCTCTTCGAATCAGAAATATTGCTCGTAGGGTAGTCCATTCTTGCGTCAGCTGTTTCCGCTGTAAACCAAAGGTCTTGGAGCAACTAATGGGCGAATTACCTCAAGAACGTGTCACACCTACATTTCCGTTCCTGCGAACTGGTGTGGATTATTGTGGTCCCTTTTACTTTCGTCCTGCCAAACGAGCTGCAGCAGTCAAATGTTATGTTGCTGTGTTTGTATGTCTCGTGACAAAGGCACTGCATCTTGAATTTGTCACAGATCTCACTTCTGATGCCTTCATCGCCGCTCTTAAGCGATTTGTGTCGCGCAGAGGCATACCTGAGCTCATCGAATGCGATAATGGGCTAAATTTTCAAGGCGCACAAAGACAACTTGAAGAGCTTGCTCGTTTATTTCGCTCGCAGCATCATCAGAAATTGGTAGCTCGCCACTTTGAAGACGACAACATAACCTTCAAGTTTATACCGCCACGGTCCCCGAATTTTGGCGGACTCTGGGAGGCAGCAGTCAAATCGCTCAAGAAGCATCTGCGCTGCACATTGGGAAATGTCATCCTGTATCACGACGAATTTGTGACTTTACTTACTCAAATTGAATCATGTCTCAATTCTCGCCCCCTGACACAGCTAAGCTCAGATCCAAATGACCTGGAAGTGCTCACTCCCGGGCACTTTCTGGTCCATCGTTCACTAAAGGCCATCCCGGAACCCAGTATGGAAGGGGTTTCATTCAACCGGCTAAACCGCTGGCAGCAGACCCAAGAATACGTTCGAAAAATTTGGAAACAATGGCAATCCGAATATCTATCAGGGCTACAACCTCGCACACGTTGGACTGTTGAGCGTGACAACAGCAAGATCGGCACAATGATCCTTTTAAAGGAAGACAACCAACCCCCGCTGAAGTGGAAAGTAGGACGAATTACGGAGATCTTCAAGGGCAACGACAACCACATCCGCGTCGTGACCGTGAGGACATCCCAAGGAGAGTACCGCCGTTCAATCAGCAAGATCTGTGTCCTACCGGTTCAACAGTCTGATCATCCTGACAGCACTGAAGCTGCTGGTCTACAAGGAGGGAACTGA